CCAAATTGCGCCGGGTCGAGCCATCCAGTACCAGAAATTCCGTCAGCGTATAGGTGGCCAGCAATTGCAGGGGTACCTTTACCTGGGTTTGTCCGGCTTCCCACTGCCGTTCTGATGTGGTTTCTAAATATTCCAGCAGGCCGCCCGCTGCCCGCACCGCCAACGGTAACGTTTCGCAGCCCATGGCCTCCAGCGATCGCATCCGGAAGCGTTGCAGCAGCCGATTGCGCGCTTCTGCCTGGACGAAGCCACTCTGGGGCCGCAGGGTGTAGCAAAATTGCGGCGGCAGACAACTGGGGATTTGCTCGTTTTTTTCCCCCGGTCGCAGCAGGCCCACCAAGTCGGGGGCATTGGTGGGATAGAGCACCTCCGCCGGTTGTAGCCGTTGCAATTCGTGGGTCAGTTGTTCCAGGCCGGTGGCTTGGGTCGTGAAAAATTCTCCGGTGGAAATGTCGGCATAGGCCAAGCCCCAATGCTGATTCGCCACCACAACGGCGGCTAGGAAATTATTGCGCCGCGCATTCAGCATCCCCTCTTCCAGCAAGGTTCCCGGCGTAATCACCCGCGTCACTTCTCGCCGCACCAGCGTCCCCTGGGCCTCTGCCGGATCTTCGACCTGATCACAGACAGCGATCGCGAAGCCCTTTTCCACCAATTGGGCACAGTAGCGATCGAGGGCATGGTGGGGAATGCCAGCCAGGGGGACGCGCCCTACTTCCTTACCGCCATCCTTGCTGGTCAGCACCAGCTCCAGTTCCCGCGCGATCGTCACCGCATCCTGAAAGAAAGTCTCAAAAAAATCGCCCACCCGATACAGCAGCAATGCCTGGGGATACTGATCCTTCATGTCCGCATAATGGCGCATCATCGGCGTCAGGGAATCCCGATCGACCGATCGATGATCGGCATATTTCACCGCATGTTTGATCAACCGTTCCGGTAACCCTTGGGTGGGATCGATCGCATTCGAGGAATCAGGAGGAAGCTGGGACATAGCAAGGCAGGACAAGGATAAAAACAGGACAGAACTCAGCCAAAAACGAATCGTGACTCCCACGATCGGCATTTTCACCACTCTAGAACAATTCCACCAGCAGCCAAAACCCAGTTACCAAAAATGCCCCCTCTACCCTCCCATCCCTCTACCTTCCCACTCTTATTACTCTCCCACCCGTTCCCTAGAATTTTCTCCACTCACCCCCCGAGCAAAAACCGCGTGCGGTAGGATAGCACCTATGGGTTTACAGTTTCCGGTTGAAGCCATTACCGTGCGGCCTGCCGAAGCCAAAGATGCAGCTTGGGGCGCAGATTTACTCTTTTCTGCTGGAAAGGGGCTGTTTAGTTATGTCTTTGCTTCCACCCCAGAAAAAGCTAAAGAAACGCTCTACCAAGCATTTACTGAGCCAAACCACGCCTTTAGTTATGAATATACGCAGATTGTAGAAGTCAACGATCGGGCGGCGGGTCTGATTCTGGGTTATCCCGGCGACCTGAAGCGCAAGCTAGAGGAAAACGTTCAGGGGATCATGGCCCACCTGTTACCGATTAGCCGAGTTCCACGAATTTTGGTGAATTTGGCCGATCTCAGTCGAATTAAGCAAGAGGTCGATCTCAACGACTATTTTGTTCTGAGCCTCTGCATTGCGCCAGAATTTCGCAACCATGGCCTTGGCTCTGCCCTGCTCCAGGACACGGAATTAGAAGCCCAAGATCTCGGCTGTCAGCACATTTGTACCGATGTCACCTATCACAATCTGCGGGCTCGCAAGCTCTTTGAACGGCTGGGCTATACCATCACTTGCAGTAAAACCAGTCACCGCTTTGAGGCCATGACCGATGCGGGGGGACTCCATCGCCTAGAAAAAAATTTGGAGAAGCGATCGTAATGGGGCGTCAGATGCCGTTAGACCGGATTGTGGGAAAACCGCTGCCGTTCCAGACTCGAGTGGGGCTAAAATCCCTGGGTCTTGCTCTCTTGGCGGGGCTGTTGATGAGCTTGGCCCCTGCACCGCTGAATTACTGGCCGATCGCTTGGATCGCCTTGGCCCCGCTCTGGGTTTTGGCCGTGCAGGACCGTTGGAAGGTTGCAGCGTTATGGGGCTTGGCCTACCACGGGATTTCCCTGTTTTGGATTACGGGCTTGCATCCGTTGACTTGGTTGGGGCTGTCCTGGGGGACCAGTGTGGCGATCGTGACCGTGATCTGGCTGTTCATCACGGGCTGGGGCGTGGCGACGGTACTGGCTTGGGCTGGGGCCATGGCCTGGATGGGGCGACGGCAGTTGCCTACGGGTGTTCGAGTCTTGGCGGGAACGGCCCTCTGGTGTGCCCTGGAAACACTACGAAACTACAGTCCCCTCGATTGGACGACCTTGGCCTATACCCAGAGTCCCGGCAATCCTGTGATTCTGCACTTGGGGCAACTGGCGGGGCCGATGGCTGTTACAGCGGCGATCGTGGCCGTCAATGGGTTACTGGCCGAAGCCTGGTTAGCGGGCAAACCTCAAACGGGGATCCCTTGGCCTGCGGGCAGTTCCCTGAAAAGCTCTCTAAAAGCGCTACAAGGTATCCTAGGCAATCCCTTACCCCCCAGCCAAAACGCTAAGCTCCTGCGCGCGATCGGACTACTTCTCACGAGCCATGGGATCGGCCTCTGGCTTTACCTGCAACCCTTGAATGAAGCCCCTGCCACGGCGATCGAAGTCGGGGTGATTCAAGGCAATGTCCCCACTCGCATTAAATTATCCGCCCAGGGTATTCGCCAGGGACTGCATAACTATTCCCTGGGATATCGCCTGTTGGCGGATCAAGGGGCTCAGCTCATCGTCACGCCGGAAGCAGCGATGCCGTTTGTCTGGGCCGATCGCACCTGGGCCAAGCGCGAGCCGACGGATCTGGAACGGGTGCTGGCCGATCGGCAAGTGCCCCTCGTGCTGGGATCCTTTGGGCAACGGGGCGATCGCACGACCCAAGCAATGCTCATGCTAAATTCCCAAGGACAAATCCAGAGCCAGTACGACAAGGTGAAAGTCGTGCCCTTGGGAGAATCCTTGCCCTTTGAAGAGATACTGGGAAAATTTATCGGTCGTCTGTCACCGATTAAAAGTTATCTACTGGCTGGAGCGGCCCATCAACGGTTTGTCACGCCCTTTGGCAATGCCGCGATCGGGATTTGCTATGAGTCAGCCTTTCCAGAACTCTTTCGAGATCAGGTTCAGGGGGGAGCGCAGTTTTTAATTACAGCATCCAACCTGGATCCCTATAGTTCCGTCCTCATGGCGCAACACCAAGCCCATGATCTGATGCGGGCGATCGA
This genomic window from Alkalinema sp. FACHB-956 contains:
- a CDS encoding GNAT family N-acetyltransferase; the encoded protein is MGLQFPVEAITVRPAEAKDAAWGADLLFSAGKGLFSYVFASTPEKAKETLYQAFTEPNHAFSYEYTQIVEVNDRAAGLILGYPGDLKRKLEENVQGIMAHLLPISRVPRILVNLADLSRIKQEVDLNDYFVLSLCIAPEFRNHGLGSALLQDTELEAQDLGCQHICTDVTYHNLRARKLFERLGYTITCSKTSHRFEAMTDAGGLHRLEKNLEKRS
- the lnt gene encoding apolipoprotein N-acyltransferase, translating into MGRQMPLDRIVGKPLPFQTRVGLKSLGLALLAGLLMSLAPAPLNYWPIAWIALAPLWVLAVQDRWKVAALWGLAYHGISLFWITGLHPLTWLGLSWGTSVAIVTVIWLFITGWGVATVLAWAGAMAWMGRRQLPTGVRVLAGTALWCALETLRNYSPLDWTTLAYTQSPGNPVILHLGQLAGPMAVTAAIVAVNGLLAEAWLAGKPQTGIPWPAGSSLKSSLKALQGILGNPLPPSQNAKLLRAIGLLLTSHGIGLWLYLQPLNEAPATAIEVGVIQGNVPTRIKLSAQGIRQGLHNYSLGYRLLADQGAQLIVTPEAAMPFVWADRTWAKREPTDLERVLADRQVPLVLGSFGQRGDRTTQAMLMLNSQGQIQSQYDKVKVVPLGESLPFEEILGKFIGRLSPIKSYLLAGAAHQRFVTPFGNAAIGICYESAFPELFRDQVQGGAQFLITASNLDPYSSVLMAQHQAHDLMRAIETDRWMVRATNTGYSGIINPHGQVLWRSNFHEFTLHRATIHRRQTQTLYTRWGNWLTSVLLILSSMWILRQLKFGPMPFKAPNHS